A window from Candidatus Nitrospira neomarina encodes these proteins:
- a CDS encoding transcription termination/antitermination NusG family protein has translation MSDSQWYLVHSKARQEDVAEFNLRLLGIETFCPRLRELKYTRNKAQGEGEVLFPGYFFVRVNMKTGYRKVTYAHGVLRVVKFGMGPAVVEEEIIDSIRKRVHNRSVLPPPSASLEPGQIVRIHKEPFHGFEAIFEQELNGTERVALLMKTVTFQVRMVLDRDCVVL, from the coding sequence ATGTCTGACTCGCAGTGGTACCTCGTTCATAGTAAAGCCCGTCAGGAAGATGTCGCGGAGTTCAATCTACGATTGTTGGGGATTGAAACCTTTTGTCCGCGTTTACGGGAATTGAAATACACTCGGAATAAGGCTCAGGGTGAGGGAGAAGTATTATTCCCAGGGTATTTCTTTGTAAGAGTTAATATGAAGACCGGATACCGGAAAGTGACTTATGCTCACGGGGTTCTGAGGGTGGTCAAGTTTGGGATGGGCCCCGCAGTCGTGGAAGAAGAAATCATTGACTCAATTAGGAAGAGAGTTCACAATAGATCTGTTCTCCCACCCCCTTCAGCTTCCTTGGAACCTGGACAAATAGTTCGTATTCATAAAGAGCCTTTTCATGGCTTTGAGGCAATTTTTGAGCAAGAACTGAATGGGACGGAACGAGTCGCCCTTCTTATGAAAACCGTGACATTTCAAGTTCGTATGGTTCTTGATCGCGATTGTGTGGTGTTGTAA
- a CDS encoding tetratricopeptide repeat protein, with product MALAIGCFGFIKLATAHSGLEPEIQEITEKLIKDPNSVDLLVRRGQVYRSNGKYVESLLDLERAWLLNRENRTVVLQRALTLSALGRDREAESALDYFLQEESDPKRVFALAERASIHARNGQTELAIIDFTSAIQLQPTIELYLVRGELQESLGKLEDAAAGYQDGIAKLGDAILLKKGLIRVRMIQKQYSEALALVDEEIAGSSVKTSWHLKRAEILDHMGRPDEAKLANEQALAEANRVLGKRQTAMQLLARAQVYQAMGRIEEAKNDLRVAIQKTPHFDEANELLKTLESR from the coding sequence ATGGCACTGGCCATTGGTTGTTTCGGTTTCATCAAGCTGGCCACCGCCCATTCAGGGCTTGAGCCGGAGATTCAAGAAATCACTGAGAAATTGATCAAGGATCCAAATAGTGTAGATCTGCTGGTTCGTCGTGGCCAAGTCTATCGGTCCAATGGGAAATACGTCGAATCCTTGCTTGATTTAGAACGGGCCTGGCTGCTGAACCGCGAGAACCGCACTGTTGTCTTACAACGCGCGCTGACTCTTTCTGCCTTGGGCCGTGACAGGGAAGCCGAAAGCGCCTTAGATTATTTTCTCCAGGAAGAGTCAGACCCGAAACGAGTCTTTGCCCTGGCCGAACGCGCGAGCATTCATGCACGAAACGGTCAAACTGAACTGGCCATTATTGACTTTACCTCAGCCATTCAGTTGCAACCTACAATTGAGCTATACCTTGTTCGGGGGGAGCTCCAGGAATCTTTGGGAAAGCTTGAGGATGCGGCGGCAGGATATCAGGATGGCATTGCCAAACTGGGAGATGCCATCTTATTAAAGAAAGGCCTCATTCGTGTCCGGATGATTCAAAAACAATACAGTGAAGCGCTAGCCTTGGTAGACGAAGAGATAGCTGGCTCCTCAGTAAAAACATCCTGGCACCTCAAACGGGCAGAAATCCTAGATCATATGGGTCGACCAGACGAGGCCAAACTCGCCAATGAACAGGCATTAGCTGAAGCCAATCGGGTACTGGGAAAACGCCAGACAGCCATGCAATTACTTGCCCGCGCTCAAGTTTATCAAGCTATGGGTCGAATTGAAGAGGCGAAAAATGACCTCCGTGTGGCTATTCAAAAGACTCCGCATTTTGACGAGGCCAATGAACTTTTAAAAACATTAGAGAGCCGATAG
- a CDS encoding FAD-dependent oxidoreductase, which produces MLHWVNFVRVLGLNNFSRICCREKMAISDFLVIGGGIIAINIARQLKRQFSDATVTVIEKENHCGAQASGRNSGVLHAGFYYSPESLTGKFTRLGNKRLMEYCESKQMPMNKCGKLVLTKDCKEHTALDELLRRGKVNDINLQAITEEEAKAIEPRVKTCQQALFSPTTSTNNYPVQDLRNPFLEVQSLAPWSEKLKSDERPFQLFGGNHVPDLRTLVFKSVSISH; this is translated from the coding sequence ATGCTTCATTGGGTCAATTTTGTCAGAGTTTTAGGGCTAAATAACTTTTCTCGAATTTGCTGTAGGGAAAAAATGGCAATCTCAGACTTTCTGGTCATTGGCGGCGGAATCATTGCCATTAATATAGCCCGACAACTGAAACGGCAGTTTTCCGATGCGACCGTGACTGTTATTGAAAAGGAAAATCACTGTGGCGCTCAGGCCAGCGGTCGGAATAGCGGGGTGTTGCATGCTGGGTTTTATTATTCGCCTGAAAGTCTGACGGGCAAATTTACACGTCTTGGAAATAAACGGCTAATGGAATATTGTGAATCAAAGCAGATGCCGATGAATAAGTGTGGAAAGCTCGTTCTTACCAAAGATTGTAAAGAACACACAGCTCTTGACGAGCTTCTCAGGCGTGGAAAAGTAAACGACATTAATTTACAAGCCATTACCGAGGAGGAAGCCAAAGCTATTGAGCCTCGCGTGAAAACCTGTCAGCAAGCCCTGTTCTCTCCAACAACATCAACAAACAATTATCCAGTCCAAGATTTGCGGAATCCGTTCCTCGAAGTCCAATCACTGGCACCTTGGAGTGAAAAGCTAAAATCGGACGAACGACCGTTTCAGCTTTTTGGCGGGAATCATGTCCCCGATTTGAGAACTTTAGTTTTCAAGAGTGTATCGATCTCACATTAA